In the genome of Lycorma delicatula isolate Av1 chromosome 8, ASM4794821v1, whole genome shotgun sequence, one region contains:
- the Pep gene encoding protein on ecdysone puffs, with the protein MSYRGQRRDSPRSSSGSYGGGGGGGGSRRQSYGSSNQVNPWQGGVVPGGNQMGGLGLLPTPAQSGILSQLSTPEAQLAMATNLLNKILSPQQSQTSSVPSLLSLPGPMNRGGMSYSDYRSRGTFADRRRERPGDRRMQPYSKSGLNRRGDGKSRLGKSRSSDKSSTSPKPKKRDSDKKDKNKDGEKPNGDVSVEDDESKREDGDEKKDDKDGDKDSDTEKDRKMSRGARYAGIPHALLACHVCHKNMWDATSFEKHMTGRRHQMMMEQLDETYKIKVELLRHEQRAAESQRELEIERLQRQGKKVFNNKREYCTMCDLHFYGNLISHRKKDRHQKLKAFLHPKCHLCHKEFPNRLEWDDHKLTASHLKKVADYHRTTKPGLKDEDMEGNDIESLDGGDVSVFAELDDDFDFSKDGKKLDIDLTDIPTSVEEYDPEAPVGTDLVAQVQGHLCKLCNKFMSSNDEASVHSRTLTHYKNFVAVVKMKAKAEKDKEAAEKAAEAKARREENEKKNDEKDDDGNWKRHKDGEKETEVKEEKMEDGEEKQQQNATTENETIPEEKMEVDAATEGDKIDVKKEKYDPEKAEEDETEEKEQDTAVEEPEEETKTAEEGTPTRGRNKATRGGSGRGKARRGK; encoded by the exons ATGTCTTACCGTGGGCAAAGGAGAGACAGTCCACGTAGTTCATCTGGCAGCTATGGGggaggtggtggtggtggtggaagCAGACGTCAAAGCTATGGAAGTAGCAATCAAGTAAATCCGTGGCAGGGAGGTGTTGTTCCTGGAGGTAATCAGATGGGTGGTTTAGGTCTTCTACCAACTCCTGCTCAGTCTGGAATTCTTTCACAGCTGTCTACTCCAGAGGCTCAGCTTGCTATGGCTACAAACcttcttaataaaatactttctccTCAGCAGAGT CAAACTTCTTCAGTGCCATCGTTACTGAGTTTGCCAGGGCCAATGAACCGAGGAGGGATGTCATACAGTGATTATCGTTCAAGAGGTACATTTGCTGATAGACGTCGTGAAAGGCCTGGTGATAGAAGAATGCAGCCGTATAGTAAG TCGGGTTTGAACCGACGAGGTGATGGGAAATCCCGTCTAGGGAAGTCCCGTAGTTCCGACAAATCCTCCACTTCACCAAAGCCTAAAAAAAGGGACTCTGATAAGAAAGATAAGAATAAGGATGGAGAGAAGCCTAACGGAGATGTTTCCGTTGAAGATGATGAATCCAAGAG GGAGGATGGTGATGAGAAGAAAGATGACAAGGATGGTGACAAAGACAGTGATACAGAAAAGGATAGGAAAATG tCTCGTGGTGCCAGGTATGCTGGGATACCGCATGCTCTACTGGCATGTCATGTATGTCATAAAAATATGTGGGATGCTacg TCGTTTGAGAAACATATGACTGGCCGCCGGCATCAGATGATGATGGAACAATTAGATGAGACTTATAAGATTAAAGTTGAGCTTTTACGCCATGAGCAGCGA gctGCTGAGTCTCAAAGAGAATTAGAAATTGAACGACTTCAACGTCAAGGGAAAAAAGTCTTTAATAACAAAAGAGAATATTGCACCATGTGCGATTTGCACTTCTATGGGAATTTAATCTCTCACCGTAAGAAGGATCGTCATCAG aaattgAAGGCTTTCCTTCATCCTAAGTGTCACCTATGTCACAAGGAATTTCCAAATCGTTTGGAATGGGATGATCATAAGTTGACTGCTTCTCATTTGAAG aAAGTGGCTGATTATCACCGTACTACTAAACCTGGGTTAAAAGATGAAGATATGGAGGGCAACGATATTGAAAGTTTAGATG GAGGTGATGTATCTGTATTTGCGGAATTGGATGATGACTTTGACTTCAGTAAAGATGGGAAGAAACTAGACATTGATTTGACGGACATTCCTACTTCAGTTGAAGAATATGACCCTGAAGCCCCTGTTG gtaCTGATTTGGTAGCACAAGTACAAGGTCATCTTTGTAAACTCTGCAATAAGTTCATGAGCAGCAATGATGAAGCTTCTGTTCACTCTCGTACTTTAACACATTATAAAAACTTTGTAGCTGTTGTGAAAATGAAG GCTAAAGCCGAAAAAGATAAAGAAGCGGCAGAAAAGGCTGCAGAAGCTAAAGCTAGGAGAGAGGAGAATGAGAAAAAG AATGATGAAAAAGATGATGATGGCAACTGGAAGAGACACAAGGATGGAGAAAAAGAAACTGAAGTAAAGGAGGAGAAAATGGAAGATGGAGAAGAAAAACAGCAACAGAATGCCACCACTGAAAATGAAACTATTCCTGAAGAAAAAATGGAAGTAGATGCTGCAACAGAAGGAGATAAGATTGacgtaaaaaaagagaaatatgacCCAGAAAAGGCTGAAGAAGATGAAACTGAAGAGAA